One part of the Arabidopsis thaliana chromosome 1 sequence genome encodes these proteins:
- a CDS encoding Thioredoxin superfamily protein (Thioredoxin superfamily protein; FUNCTIONS IN: electron carrier activity, arsenate reductase (glutaredoxin) activity, protein disulfide oxidoreductase activity; INVOLVED IN: cell redox homeostasis; LOCATED IN: cellular_component unknown; EXPRESSED IN: 7 plant structures; EXPRESSED DURING: 6 growth stages; CONTAINS InterPro DOMAIN/s: Glutaredoxin-like, plant II (InterPro:IPR011905), Thioredoxin fold (InterPro:IPR012335), Glutaredoxin (InterPro:IPR002109), Glutaredoxin subgroup (InterPro:IPR014025), Thioredoxin-like fold (InterPro:IPR012336); BEST Arabidopsis thaliana protein match is: Thioredoxin superfamily protein (TAIR:AT3G62930.1); Has 1690 Blast hits to 1687 proteins in 285 species: Archae - 0; Bacteria - 112; Metazoa - 344; Fungi - 348; Plants - 762; Viruses - 0; Other Eukaryotes - 124 (source: NCBI BLink).) yields MEKISNLLEDKPVVIFSKTSCCMSHSIKSLISGYGANSTVYELDEMSNGPEIERALVELGCKPTVPAVFIGQELVGGANQLMSLQVRNQLASLLRRAGAIWI; encoded by the coding sequence ATGGAGAAGATATCAAATTTGTTAGAAGACAAGCCCGTGGTGATATTCAGCAAGACGTCCTGCTGTATGAGTCACTCGATCAAGTCGCTTATATCTGGTTACGGTGCGAATTCAACAGTGTATGAGCTAGACGAAATGTCTAATGGACCAGAGATCGAACGAGCACTTGTAGAGCTTGGGTGCAAACCGACTGTGCCAGCTGTCTTTATAGGGCAAGAGCTCGTAGGTGGTGCAAATCAACTTATGTCTCTTCAAGTCAGGAACCAACTAGCTTCGTTGCTCCGAAGAGCTGGAGCCATATGGATTTAA
- the PEX6 gene encoding peroxin 6 (peroxin 6 (PEX6); FUNCTIONS IN: nucleoside-triphosphatase activity, ATPase activity, nucleotide binding, ATP binding; INVOLVED IN: protein import into peroxisome matrix, fatty acid beta-oxidation; EXPRESSED IN: 22 plant structures; EXPRESSED DURING: 13 growth stages; CONTAINS InterPro DOMAIN/s: ATPase, AAA-type, core (InterPro:IPR003959), ATPase, AAA+ type, core (InterPro:IPR003593), ATPase, AAA-type, conserved site (InterPro:IPR003960); BEST Arabidopsis thaliana protein match is: ATPase, AAA-type, CDC48 protein (TAIR:AT5G03340.1); Has 36036 Blast hits to 31766 proteins in 3165 species: Archae - 1626; Bacteria - 13920; Metazoa - 5344; Fungi - 4031; Plants - 3389; Viruses - 33; Other Eukaryotes - 7693 (source: NCBI BLink).), with protein MVERRNPLVLSSTRSTLRSVLNSSQPSSADGDRVLNKDGDLLRGNARLSAGILRWRKDGENVSDAKLDSLDDSALVGLSTQLLKRLSINSGSLVVVKNIEIGIQRVAQVVVLDPPKTTLEDASLTQVPVSDSLHTMLVFPTYDLMGQQLLDQEVAYLSPMLAFNLSLHISCLKSLVHRGNGVLEKYFEAKCDEEFIGKSAEDGSKIGLDLEPVSQVPGYASHLRVSFVKIPECGTIPSLKVNSSFEAEERQGLIDSALQKYFGTDRQLSRGDIFRIYIDWNCGSSICNPCSQRLCSESDDYIYFKVIAMEPSNERFLRVNHSQTALVLGGTVSSGLPPDLLVYRSKVPMPLQEETVNILASVLSPPLCPSALASKLRVAVLLHGIPGCGKRTVVKYVARRLGLHVVEFSCHSLLASSERKTSTALAQTFNMARRYSPTILLLRHFDVFKNLGSQDGSLGDRVGVSFEIASVIRELTEPVSNGDSSMEEKSNSNFSENEVGKFRGHQVLLIASAESTEGISPTIRRCFSHEIRMGSLNDEQRSEMLSQSLQGVSQFLNISSDEFMKGLVGQTSGFLPRDLQALVADAGANLYISQESETKKINSLSDDLHGVDIHQASQIDNSTEKLTAKEDFTKALDRSKKRNASALGAPKVPNVKWDDVGGLEDVKTSILDTVQLPLLHKDLFSSGLRKRSGVLLYGPPGTGKTLLAKAVATECSLNFLSVKGPELINMYIGESEKNVRDIFEKARSARPCVIFFDELDSLAPARGASGDSGGVMDRVVSQMLAEIDGLSDSSQDLFIIGASNRPDLIDPALLRPGRFDKLLYVGVNADASYRERVLKALTRKFKLSEDVSLYSVAKKCPSTFTGADMYALCADAWFQAAKRKVSKSDSGDMPTEEDDPDSVVVEYVDFIKAMDQLSPSLSITELKKYEMLRDQFQGRSS; from the exons ATGGTGGAGAGACGGAATCCTCTGGTTCTATCATCCACAAGAAGTACTCTCCGTTCAGTGCTCAATTCGTCACAACCCAGCTCTGCCGACGGCGACCGAGTTCTGAATAAAGACGGTGACTTGTTACGAGGGAACGCTAGGTTGTCTGCGGGCATTCTCCGGTGGCGGAAGGACGGAGAAAATGTTTCCGATGCAAAATTGGATTCTTTAGATGACTCTGCATTGGTTGGACTCTCCACTCAATTGCTTAAGAGACTATCTATCAACTCTGGTTCTTTG GTTGTTGTCAAGAACATTGAGATAGGCATTCAAAGGGTTGCGCAAGTTGTTGTACTTGATCCTCCCAAGACGACGCTGGAAGATGCATCTCTCACTCAAGTACCTGTTTCGGACTCTCTTCATACGATGCTTGTCTTTCCCACTTATGATTTGATGGGCCAGCAGTTATTAGATCAAGAGGTTGCTTACTTGTCCCCAATGTTAGCTTTTAATCTTAGCTTGCACATATCTTGCCTGAAATCCCTCGTACATCGAGGGAACGGGGTCTTAGAGAAGTATTTTGAAGCTAAGTGTGATGAGGAGTTTATCGGAAAATCTGCAGAAGATGGGTCGAAGATTGGTTTGGATTTGGAACCCGTGTCCCAAGTTCCAGGCTATGCATCACATCtgagagtttcttttgttaaaatccCAGAGTGTGGTACCATCCCATCCCTGAAAGTCAATTCGTCATTTGAAGCTGAAGAGCGACAAGGGTTAATAGATTCTGCATTACAGAAGTATTTTGGAACTGATAGACAGCTATCAAGAGGCGATATATTTCGCATTTACATTGACTGGAATTGTGGTTCAAGCATTTGTAATCCATGTAGTCAAAGGTTGTGCTCCGAAAGCGAcgactatatatattttaag GTTATTGCGATGGAACCTTCTAATGAGAGGTTTCTTCGAGTGAATCACTCCCAAACCGCCCTTGTCCTTGGAGGAACTGTATCTTCTGGTCTTCCACCAGATTTACTGGTGTATAGATCAAAGGTTCCTATGCCATTGCAGGAGGAGACAGTAAATATTTTGGCATCGGTGCTTTCACCACCTCTCTGCCCATCAGCACTCGCCTCAAAACTCAGGGTTGCTGTTTTACTGCATGGTATACCAG GGTGTGGGAAGAGAACTGTTGTTAAATATGTTGCTAGGAGGTTGGGGCTGCATGTAGTTGAATTTAGCTGCCACAGTTTATTAGCATCATCTGAGAGGAAAACATCTACTGCTTTGGCCCAGACTTTTAATATGGCACGAAG GTATTCACCAACGATACTTTTGCTTCGCCATTTCgatgtttttaaaaatctgGGCTCTCAGGATGGTTCACTGGGTGACCGAGTTGGTGTGTCCTTTGAGATTGCATCGGTTATTAGGGAACTCACTGAGCCAGTTTCTAATGGGGACAGTTCCATGGAAGAAAAATCGAATAGCAATTTC TCTGAAAATGAAGTTGGAAAGTTTAGGGGACATCAAGTGCTGCTAATCGCATCTGCTGAAAGTACTGAGGGTATCTCTCCAACAATCAGGCGTTGCTTTAGCCATGAAATACGTATGGGTTCTTTGAATGACGAACAGAGATCTGAAATGCTGTCTCAGTCCCTCCAAGGCGTTTCTCAATTCCTTAAT ATTAGCTCAGATGAATTTATGAAAGGATTGGTGGGACAGACTTCTGGCTTCCTTCCCCGGGACTTGCAAGCTCTTGTAGCTGATGCTGGTGCCAACTTATACATCAGTCAAGAGTCCGAGACCAAGAAAATTAACTCTCTGTCAGATGATCTTCATGGAGTTGATATACACCAGGCAAGCCAAATAGATAACAGCACTGAGAAATTAACAGCTAAGGAAGACTTTACCAAAGCTTTGGATCgatcaaagaagagaaatgcaTCAGCCCTTGGTGCTCCTAAG GTTCCAAATGTGAAATGGGATGATGTTGGTGGGCTTGAGGATGTGAAGACATCGATATTGGACACAGTTCAACTACCTCTCCTGCATAAAGATTTATTTTCGTCCGGATTGCGTAAACGTTCTGGTGTACTTCTCTATGGCCCTCCAGGAACAGGGAAA ACTTTACTGGCAAAAGCTGTGGCGACAGAGTGCTCCTTAAATTTCCTCAGTGTAAAGGGTCCAGAATTAATCAACATGTATATTGGAGAGTCAGAGAAAAATGTTCGAGATATATTTGAAAAG GCAAGGTCAGCGCGACCTTGTGTGATCTTCTTTGATGAGCTTGATTCTCTTGCTCCAGCTCGAGGTGCTTCTGGTGATTCTGGAGGAGTCATGGATCGAGTGGTATCTCAGATGCTTGCAGAGATCGATGGACTCAGCGACTCTTCCCAGGATCTGTTTATTATAGGAGCAAGCAACAGACCTGACTTGATTGATCCAGCTCTTTTACGGCCTGGCAGATTCGACAAACTTCTATATGTTGGAGTCAACGCTGATGCGTCTTACAGGGAAAG GGTACTTAAAGCACTGACTCGGAAATTTAAGTTAAGCGAAGATGTATCTCTTTATTCAGTAGCAAAGAAGTGTCCCTCTACATTCACCGGCGCTGATATGTACGCCTTGTGTGCTGATGCTTGGTTTCAGGCAGCTAAGCGAAAG GTGTCAAAATCGGATTCAGGGGATATGCctacagaagaagatgatcccGATTCAGTCGTTGTAGAGTATGTGGATTTTATAAAG GCAATGGATCAGCTCTCGCCATCACTCTCCATAACTGAGCTTAAGAAGTATGAGATGCTTCGAGATCAATTTCAAGGCCGTTCGAGCTAA
- a CDS encoding Phototropic-responsive NPH3 family protein (Phototropic-responsive NPH3 family protein; FUNCTIONS IN: signal transducer activity; INVOLVED IN: response to light stimulus, pollen tube growth; EXPRESSED IN: leaf apex, inflorescence meristem, cauline leaf, root, flower; EXPRESSED DURING: M germinated pollen stage, petal differentiation and expansion stage; CONTAINS InterPro DOMAIN/s: NPH3 (InterPro:IPR004249), BTB/POZ fold (InterPro:IPR011333), BTB/POZ-like (InterPro:IPR000210); BEST Arabidopsis thaliana protein match is: Phototropic-responsive NPH3 family protein (TAIR:AT2G47860.1); Has 882 Blast hits to 854 proteins in 29 species: Archae - 0; Bacteria - 0; Metazoa - 10; Fungi - 0; Plants - 870; Viruses - 0; Other Eukaryotes - 2 (source: NCBI BLink).) yields the protein MGLVTVGELKPAFTGKRGFRLNSTIRHASEWPISDVSSDLTVQVGSSSFCLHKFPLVSRSGKIRKLLADPKISNVCLSNAPGGSEAFELAAKFCYGINIEINLLNIAKLRCASHYLEMTEDFSEENLASKTEHFLKETIFPSILNSIIVLHHCETLIPVSEDLNLVNRLIIAVANNACKEQLTSGLLKLDYSFSGTNIEPQTPLDWWGKSLAVLNLDFFQRVISAVKSKGLIQDVISKILISYTNKSLQGLIVRDPKLEKERVLDSEGKKKQRLIVETIVRLLPTQGRRSSVPMAFLSSLLKMVIATSSSASTGSCRSDLERRIGLQLDQAILEDVLIPINLNGTNNTMYDIDSILRIFSIFLNLDEDDEEEEHHHLQFRDETEMIYDFDSPGSPKQSSILKVSKLMDNYLAEIAMDPNLTTSKFIALAELLPDHARIISDGLYRAVDIYLKVHPNIKDSERYRLCKTIDSQKLSQEACSHAAQNERLPVQMAVQVLYFEQIRLRNAMSSSIGPTQFLFNSNCHQFPQRSGSGAGSGAISPRDNYASVRRENRELKLEVARMRMRLTDLEKDHISIKQELVKSNPGTKLFKSFAKKISKLNSLFSFSSLKPSLSGKASSESRFLFQRKRRHSVS from the exons ATGGGACTTGTTACAGTCGGAGAATTGAAGCCAGCTTTCACAGGAAAGAGAGGGTTTCGTCTGAATTCAACCATCAGACATGCCTCTGAATG GCCGATATCCGATGTCTCTAGTGATCTGACAGTTCAAGTTGGATCTTCGAGTTTCTGTCTTCATAAG TTTCCTCTTGTGTCTCGGAGTGGAAAAATCCGAAAGCTTCTCGCGGATCCAAAAATATCGAATGTTTGTCTCTCAAATGCTCCTGGAGGATCAGAGGCTTTTGAGCTCGCAGCTAAGTTCTGTTATGGAATCAACATTGAAATCAACCTTCTTAATATAGCTAAGCTCCGTTGTGCATCTCATTATCTAGAGATGACAGAGGATTTCTCAGAGGAGAATCTCGCttccaaaacagaacatttCTTGAAAGAGACAATCTTCCCCAGTATTTTGAATTCCATCATCGTTCTACATCATTGCGAAACCTTAATCCCAGTCTCTGAAGATCTCAACTTGGTTAATCGGTTAATCATAGCTGTTGCCAACAATGCCTGCAAAGAACAGCTAACATCGGGTCTTTTAAAGCTCGATTATTCGTTCTCGGGTACAAATATCGAACCACAAACTCCATTAGACTGGTGGGGGAAGTCACTAGCTGTTCTGAACCTCGATTTCTTTCAGAGGGTTATCTCTGCGGTTAAGTCTAAAGGGTTAATACAAGACGTGATCAGCAAGATTCTGATAAGCTACACGAATAAGTCTCTTCAAGGGCTCATTGTTCGCGATCCGAAACTGGAGAAAGAAAGGGTTCTTGATTCAGAAGGTAAGAAGAAACAGCGATTGATTGTGGAAACAATTGTGAGGTTACTTCCTacacaaggaagaagaagctctgtTCCAATGGCGTTTCTTTCAAGTCTTCTCAAAATGGTCATCGCAACATCGTCATCTGCTTCTACAGGATCATGTAGATCAGATCTAGAACGAAGAATCGGTCTGCAATTAGACCAAGCCATCCTCGAAGATGTCTTGATTCCGATAAATCTCAATGGAACAAACAACACCATGTACGACATCGATTCAATCTTGAGAATCTTCTCTATATTCTTGAACCTCGatgaagacgacgaagaagaagaacatcatcatcttcaatttAGAGATGAAACAGAGATGATCTACGATTTTGACAGCCCCGGGTCTCCAAAACAGAGCTCTATCTTGAAAGTATCGAAGCTAATGGATAACTATCTAGCTGAGATAGCTATGGATCCGAATCTCACAACCTCAAAGTTCATAGCTTTAGCAGAACTCTTACCAGATCATGCTCGTATCATCAGTGATGGACTCTATCGAGCCGTTGACATTTACctcaaa gTTCATCCGAATATAAAGGATTCAGAGCGTTATCGTCTCTGTAAGACGATAGACTCACAAAAACTATCACAAGAAGCTTGTAGCCACGCAGCTCAAAACGAGAGATTACCTGTGCAAATGGCCGTACAAGTGTTGTACTTTGAGCAGATCAGACTCAGAAACGCAATGAGCAGTAGCATAGGTCCTACTCAGTTTCTATTCAACAGTAACTGTCATCAGTTTCCTCAACGGTCAGGAAGTGGAGCAG GAAGTGGAGCAATATCTCCTAGAGATAACTATGCGTCAGTGAggagagaaaacagagagctAAAGCTTGAGGTTGCGAGGATGAGGATGAGATTAACTGATCTAGAGAAAGATCATATCTCGATTAAACAAGAACTCGTGAAATCTAATCCAGGGACTAAGCTTTTCAAGTCATTTGCTAAAAAGATAAGCAAACTCAATTCTCTTTTCAGTTTCAGTAGTCTTAAACCTTCCTTGAGTGGCAAGGCAAGTTCTGAAAGCCGTTTCTTGTTTCAGAGAAAAAGACGacactctgtttcttga
- a CDS encoding Phototropic-responsive NPH3 family protein, whose protein sequence is MEFKYTKDLLIHNSEILSLNLDGFFICFRRPISDVSSDLTVQVGSSSFCLHKFPLVSRSGKIRKLLADPKISNVCLSNAPGGSEAFELAAKFCYGINIEINLLNIAKLRCASHYLEMTEDFSEENLASKTEHFLKETIFPSILNSIIVLHHCETLIPVSEDLNLVNRLIIAVANNACKEQLTSGLLKLDYSFSGTNIEPQTPLDWWGKSLAVLNLDFFQRVISAVKSKGLIQDVISKILISYTNKSLQGLIVRDPKLEKERVLDSEGKKKQRLIVETIVRLLPTQGRRSSVPMAFLSSLLKMVIATSSSASTGSCRSDLERRIGLQLDQAILEDVLIPINLNGTNNTMYDIDSILRIFSIFLNLDEDDEEEEHHHLQFRDETEMIYDFDSPGSPKQSSILKVSKLMDNYLAEIAMDPNLTTSKFIALAELLPDHARIISDGLYRAVDIYLKVHPNIKDSERYRLCKTIDSQKLSQEACSHAAQNERLPVQMAVQVLYFEQIRLRNAMSSSIGPTQFLFNSNCHQFPQRSGSGAGSGAISPRDNYASVRRENRELKLEVARMRMRLTDLEKDHISIKQELVKSNPGTKLFKSFAKKISKLNSLFSFSSLKPSLSGKASSESRFLFQRKRRHSVS, encoded by the exons ATGGAATTCAAGTACACAAAAGATCTTTTGATTCATAATTCAGAAATCCTTTCGCTTAATCTTGATGGtttttttatctgttttcGCAGGCCGATATCCGATGTCTCTAGTGATCTGACAGTTCAAGTTGGATCTTCGAGTTTCTGTCTTCATAAG TTTCCTCTTGTGTCTCGGAGTGGAAAAATCCGAAAGCTTCTCGCGGATCCAAAAATATCGAATGTTTGTCTCTCAAATGCTCCTGGAGGATCAGAGGCTTTTGAGCTCGCAGCTAAGTTCTGTTATGGAATCAACATTGAAATCAACCTTCTTAATATAGCTAAGCTCCGTTGTGCATCTCATTATCTAGAGATGACAGAGGATTTCTCAGAGGAGAATCTCGCttccaaaacagaacatttCTTGAAAGAGACAATCTTCCCCAGTATTTTGAATTCCATCATCGTTCTACATCATTGCGAAACCTTAATCCCAGTCTCTGAAGATCTCAACTTGGTTAATCGGTTAATCATAGCTGTTGCCAACAATGCCTGCAAAGAACAGCTAACATCGGGTCTTTTAAAGCTCGATTATTCGTTCTCGGGTACAAATATCGAACCACAAACTCCATTAGACTGGTGGGGGAAGTCACTAGCTGTTCTGAACCTCGATTTCTTTCAGAGGGTTATCTCTGCGGTTAAGTCTAAAGGGTTAATACAAGACGTGATCAGCAAGATTCTGATAAGCTACACGAATAAGTCTCTTCAAGGGCTCATTGTTCGCGATCCGAAACTGGAGAAAGAAAGGGTTCTTGATTCAGAAGGTAAGAAGAAACAGCGATTGATTGTGGAAACAATTGTGAGGTTACTTCCTacacaaggaagaagaagctctgtTCCAATGGCGTTTCTTTCAAGTCTTCTCAAAATGGTCATCGCAACATCGTCATCTGCTTCTACAGGATCATGTAGATCAGATCTAGAACGAAGAATCGGTCTGCAATTAGACCAAGCCATCCTCGAAGATGTCTTGATTCCGATAAATCTCAATGGAACAAACAACACCATGTACGACATCGATTCAATCTTGAGAATCTTCTCTATATTCTTGAACCTCGatgaagacgacgaagaagaagaacatcatcatcttcaatttAGAGATGAAACAGAGATGATCTACGATTTTGACAGCCCCGGGTCTCCAAAACAGAGCTCTATCTTGAAAGTATCGAAGCTAATGGATAACTATCTAGCTGAGATAGCTATGGATCCGAATCTCACAACCTCAAAGTTCATAGCTTTAGCAGAACTCTTACCAGATCATGCTCGTATCATCAGTGATGGACTCTATCGAGCCGTTGACATTTACctcaaa gTTCATCCGAATATAAAGGATTCAGAGCGTTATCGTCTCTGTAAGACGATAGACTCACAAAAACTATCACAAGAAGCTTGTAGCCACGCAGCTCAAAACGAGAGATTACCTGTGCAAATGGCCGTACAAGTGTTGTACTTTGAGCAGATCAGACTCAGAAACGCAATGAGCAGTAGCATAGGTCCTACTCAGTTTCTATTCAACAGTAACTGTCATCAGTTTCCTCAACGGTCAGGAAGTGGAGCAG GAAGTGGAGCAATATCTCCTAGAGATAACTATGCGTCAGTGAggagagaaaacagagagctAAAGCTTGAGGTTGCGAGGATGAGGATGAGATTAACTGATCTAGAGAAAGATCATATCTCGATTAAACAAGAACTCGTGAAATCTAATCCAGGGACTAAGCTTTTCAAGTCATTTGCTAAAAAGATAAGCAAACTCAATTCTCTTTTCAGTTTCAGTAGTCTTAAACCTTCCTTGAGTGGCAAGGCAAGTTCTGAAAGCCGTTTCTTGTTTCAGAGAAAAAGACGacactctgtttcttga
- a CDS encoding Phototropic-responsive NPH3 family protein has protein sequence MEFKPISDVSSDLTVQVGSSSFCLHKFPLVSRSGKIRKLLADPKISNVCLSNAPGGSEAFELAAKFCYGINIEINLLNIAKLRCASHYLEMTEDFSEENLASKTEHFLKETIFPSILNSIIVLHHCETLIPVSEDLNLVNRLIIAVANNACKEQLTSGLLKLDYSFSGTNIEPQTPLDWWGKSLAVLNLDFFQRVISAVKSKGLIQDVISKILISYTNKSLQGLIVRDPKLEKERVLDSEGKKKQRLIVETIVRLLPTQGRRSSVPMAFLSSLLKMVIATSSSASTGSCRSDLERRIGLQLDQAILEDVLIPINLNGTNNTMYDIDSILRIFSIFLNLDEDDEEEEHHHLQFRDETEMIYDFDSPGSPKQSSILKVSKLMDNYLAEIAMDPNLTTSKFIALAELLPDHARIISDGLYRAVDIYLKVHPNIKDSERYRLCKTIDSQKLSQEACSHAAQNERLPVQMAVQVLYFEQIRLRNAMSSSIGPTQFLFNSNCHQFPQRSGSGAGSGAISPRDNYASVRRENRELKLEVARMRMRLTDLEKDHISIKQELVKSNPGTKLFKSFAKKISKLNSLFSFSSLKPSLSGKASSESRFLFQRKRRHSVS, from the exons ATGGAATTCAA GCCGATATCCGATGTCTCTAGTGATCTGACAGTTCAAGTTGGATCTTCGAGTTTCTGTCTTCATAAG TTTCCTCTTGTGTCTCGGAGTGGAAAAATCCGAAAGCTTCTCGCGGATCCAAAAATATCGAATGTTTGTCTCTCAAATGCTCCTGGAGGATCAGAGGCTTTTGAGCTCGCAGCTAAGTTCTGTTATGGAATCAACATTGAAATCAACCTTCTTAATATAGCTAAGCTCCGTTGTGCATCTCATTATCTAGAGATGACAGAGGATTTCTCAGAGGAGAATCTCGCttccaaaacagaacatttCTTGAAAGAGACAATCTTCCCCAGTATTTTGAATTCCATCATCGTTCTACATCATTGCGAAACCTTAATCCCAGTCTCTGAAGATCTCAACTTGGTTAATCGGTTAATCATAGCTGTTGCCAACAATGCCTGCAAAGAACAGCTAACATCGGGTCTTTTAAAGCTCGATTATTCGTTCTCGGGTACAAATATCGAACCACAAACTCCATTAGACTGGTGGGGGAAGTCACTAGCTGTTCTGAACCTCGATTTCTTTCAGAGGGTTATCTCTGCGGTTAAGTCTAAAGGGTTAATACAAGACGTGATCAGCAAGATTCTGATAAGCTACACGAATAAGTCTCTTCAAGGGCTCATTGTTCGCGATCCGAAACTGGAGAAAGAAAGGGTTCTTGATTCAGAAGGTAAGAAGAAACAGCGATTGATTGTGGAAACAATTGTGAGGTTACTTCCTacacaaggaagaagaagctctgtTCCAATGGCGTTTCTTTCAAGTCTTCTCAAAATGGTCATCGCAACATCGTCATCTGCTTCTACAGGATCATGTAGATCAGATCTAGAACGAAGAATCGGTCTGCAATTAGACCAAGCCATCCTCGAAGATGTCTTGATTCCGATAAATCTCAATGGAACAAACAACACCATGTACGACATCGATTCAATCTTGAGAATCTTCTCTATATTCTTGAACCTCGatgaagacgacgaagaagaagaacatcatcatcttcaatttAGAGATGAAACAGAGATGATCTACGATTTTGACAGCCCCGGGTCTCCAAAACAGAGCTCTATCTTGAAAGTATCGAAGCTAATGGATAACTATCTAGCTGAGATAGCTATGGATCCGAATCTCACAACCTCAAAGTTCATAGCTTTAGCAGAACTCTTACCAGATCATGCTCGTATCATCAGTGATGGACTCTATCGAGCCGTTGACATTTACctcaaa gTTCATCCGAATATAAAGGATTCAGAGCGTTATCGTCTCTGTAAGACGATAGACTCACAAAAACTATCACAAGAAGCTTGTAGCCACGCAGCTCAAAACGAGAGATTACCTGTGCAAATGGCCGTACAAGTGTTGTACTTTGAGCAGATCAGACTCAGAAACGCAATGAGCAGTAGCATAGGTCCTACTCAGTTTCTATTCAACAGTAACTGTCATCAGTTTCCTCAACGGTCAGGAAGTGGAGCAG GAAGTGGAGCAATATCTCCTAGAGATAACTATGCGTCAGTGAggagagaaaacagagagctAAAGCTTGAGGTTGCGAGGATGAGGATGAGATTAACTGATCTAGAGAAAGATCATATCTCGATTAAACAAGAACTCGTGAAATCTAATCCAGGGACTAAGCTTTTCAAGTCATTTGCTAAAAAGATAAGCAAACTCAATTCTCTTTTCAGTTTCAGTAGTCTTAAACCTTCCTTGAGTGGCAAGGCAAGTTCTGAAAGCCGTTTCTTGTTTCAGAGAAAAAGACGacactctgtttcttga